CGACGTATTCCAGCGCGAGGTTGTTGTTGCCGGCGCTGATGAGGGTTTCGACCGTGTAAGTGAAATCGGACACGACGTTGATCTGCATCGCGCCTTCGCGGCTGTAGGCGCGAAAGCCGCAGGTAGCATCGGGCGCCTGCGTTCCTGAAATCTGCCGGACGAACCAACTGCCCAGTTTCTGCAGGAAAATTTTCCAGGGAGAAAAATGCCGGATGGTTTCGACGCGGCGATTGCCGACCACCATGTCGGCGCGGCCTTTCAAAATCGGTTCGATCAGTTTGGCGATGTCCGCGCCGACGTACTGGTTGTCGGCGTCGGTGTTGACGATGATGTCGGCGCCGAGTTCCAGCGATTTGTGAATCCCAAACAGGAAGGCTTTCGCCAGCCCCTTGTTCGAACCGAGGCGCAGGACATGGTCGACGCCGCAGTCTTTGGCGATCTGCGCGGTGCCGTCGCTACTGCCGTCGTCGATGACCAGCGTTTCGATGCAATCGACGCCGTCAATTTGACGCGGCAGGTCTTTCAGCGTCAAGGGGAGCGTGGTCGCTTCATTGAGACAGGGAATCTGGATGATGAGTTTCATGGTCTGCGCCAGGGCGATGACGGGTTCATGGGATGCGTTGGTAGATGCGTATCTTGTCGGCTCCGGTTGGCGAGAGCGTGCGTCGGAGTTGAATATCGTAAGAGTTGTTGATGCGTTTGACAGGCGCGTTCAAAACATATTTCCGATAGGAGCCTGATTGAATGATTCGTTCGGGCAAATGTATGTTGCGGTCGGATTCGCGGTCGGCGTTTTCAGGGAACCAATGGTCGCCGCGTAACACGATCCAGTCGGGTCGCGAATCGGGAGTCAGATCTTCGGGGCCGATCAGGTTCAATTCCGTGTGAAAGGCCAGCGACTCGGATTCGTTGTCAATATAACATGTTTCGCCGGGTTTTCCATGCAGGCGAAAAAAATCAATGACCTCGTCGAGCGGTCCCCGGTAAGGGTGCGCCAGTTCCTGCCAGTGGTGGTAATAGGCGGACCTCAATTGCGTTTCCCTCAAAAACGTATTGTAGGACGAGCGCTTGCGCAGTGTGTCGAATCGACTCTCAAGCGATTGCACGACAGGGCGCAGAGGCAGGAGCGGCGCGACGTGGAGCGCGTTGCTGGAGATCAGTATGAGAACGAGTCCCGATTGCAGGAGCGCCTTGTTGGGGAAGGCGTGGACGCAGACCAGAGCCAGGGCGATGCACAGGAAGGGCGTTCCGGCGGCGATGTACTGATAGAGCGGAATCGAATGCAACAGGCTGACGCCGATCAGACCCGCCATGCAAACTCCCAGGGTTTGAAGCAGGGGACGATGCGGGCGCAGTCCCTGCATCCACAAGCAGGGCAGTAGGAGCAAAGGAAAAATGGTATTATTGATCTGAAACAGATAGCCTGCGAACCGCATGGGTATCGCTCTGGGCGACGGGTCTACCAGAGCGCTGGCGTTTTGGTAAAATTGTGAAATATTGGAGAACACGGGAAGGATGACAATCAGCCAGGGGAGGGTGAGCAGGGCGATGATTCCTCCGGAGATCATGGCGCGTCGAAAATTTCCGGGTTGTAA
This window of the Candidatus Nitrohelix vancouverensis genome carries:
- a CDS encoding glycosyltransferase family 2 protein translates to MKLIIQIPCLNEATTLPLTLKDLPRQIDGVDCIETLVIDDGSSDGTAQIAKDCGVDHVLRLGSNKGLAKAFLFGIHKSLELGADIIVNTDADNQYVGADIAKLIEPILKGRADMVVGNRRVETIRHFSPWKIFLQKLGSWFVRQISGTQAPDATCGFRAYSREGAMQINVVSDFTYTVETLISAGNNNLALEYVDIRTNEKLRESRLFPSIASYLKQTMVTVIKIYSMYRPLKVFTIAGGIVFFLGFAIGCRYLFFFFQGMTEGHVQSLILSAILLIVGFQILMMGIVAELISINRRLLEDVQLRLKKSDMDRKD